A window of the Thalassospira indica genome harbors these coding sequences:
- a CDS encoding lauroyl acyltransferase, protein MDKNSQLYKMRQKYISHPLQGFGAYLVYWMFALMPVDMASAVGGWLLRTLGPKVGQTKKARNNLVAAFPEKSREEIEQIIVGMWDNLGRSAAEIPHLHKMRPGGPRIEIVGIENGLATKTDDKPGLFFSGHIGNWEATMCIAEVLDMDMMSVYRAPDNPWVEGLFMRARKTFKGKLVKKGPEGARKLTRYLKDGGHACMLVDQKMTDGIAVPFFGRDAMTAPALAQFALKYDAPIIPVRSERLDGAHFRVTFYPPLEVTKTGDRRADILAIMTDVNAIMEHWIRERPEQWLWLHRRWPK, encoded by the coding sequence ATGGATAAGAACAGCCAACTTTACAAAATGCGCCAGAAATACATCTCCCACCCGCTTCAGGGTTTCGGGGCGTATCTGGTCTACTGGATGTTTGCGCTGATGCCTGTTGACATGGCATCGGCGGTTGGCGGTTGGCTTCTGCGTACCCTGGGCCCCAAAGTCGGTCAGACCAAAAAGGCACGCAACAATCTGGTTGCGGCGTTCCCGGAAAAGTCGCGCGAAGAGATTGAGCAGATCATTGTTGGCATGTGGGACAATCTTGGCCGTTCGGCTGCCGAAATTCCCCACCTGCATAAAATGCGCCCGGGTGGACCCCGCATTGAAATCGTTGGCATTGAAAATGGCCTCGCCACCAAGACCGATGACAAGCCCGGCCTGTTCTTTTCCGGTCACATCGGCAACTGGGAAGCGACCATGTGCATCGCCGAGGTGCTTGATATGGACATGATGAGTGTCTATCGCGCGCCGGATAATCCGTGGGTAGAAGGCCTGTTCATGCGGGCCCGCAAAACCTTTAAGGGGAAACTGGTCAAAAAAGGCCCGGAGGGTGCACGTAAGCTCACGCGCTATCTGAAAGATGGCGGCCACGCCTGCATGCTGGTCGATCAAAAAATGACAGATGGTATCGCCGTGCCGTTTTTTGGCCGGGATGCGATGACAGCCCCGGCACTGGCACAGTTTGCCCTTAAATATGATGCACCAATCATTCCCGTTCGTTCAGAACGCCTGGATGGTGCGCATTTCCGCGTCACGTTCTATCCGCCACTTGAAGTCACCAAAACCGGTGACCGCCGCGCCGACATTCTGGCAATCATGACCGATGTGAACGCCATCATGGAACACTGGATCCGTGAGCGTCCCGAACAATGGCTTTGGCTGCATCGCCGTTGGCCGAAGTAA
- a CDS encoding gamma-glutamyltransferase family protein, translated as MKTHGAVAAGHAVTADAAARVLDEGGNAFDAVIAAMWAACVAEPVLASLGGGGFVMARPSGQTPRLYDFFVETPLEKRSRENLEFESRLATFAGGVTQEFHGGYGSVATPGVVAGLFAVHDDLAKLPMAKLAEPAIRAARDGVELDAFQRYVMGIVEPLLGFCAESRKVFGKAGKTGADEFELLDAGVLHRQPDLAESINYLVENGAEGFYQGDLGAALVQGCAEHGGYLTAQDLAGYRVLVRDPLLVSGRKGRFVLNPPPASGGVLVGFGLKLAREMALGAFGSERHLEAVSRIIHATGLARREYGARPAILADELCERYRLMIGERPLSQNGTTHISVVDQHGNLAAATISNGSTSGRVVPGTGIMMNNMLGEADLSPDGFHNWPCGVRMTSMMTPSLYLGQDGASVALGSGGSNRIRSTMLQVLLNIDAFDMTLHRAISAPRMHVEDKLLSVEPGFDDALLDGLSLGNQQRWDCEDMFFGGVHAAKVNQAGDMLSATGDGRRNGHQIIV; from the coding sequence ATGAAAACCCACGGGGCCGTTGCCGCAGGACATGCCGTTACCGCAGATGCGGCGGCCCGTGTGCTTGACGAGGGTGGCAACGCCTTTGACGCGGTGATTGCCGCGATGTGGGCGGCCTGTGTGGCAGAGCCGGTTCTGGCATCGCTTGGCGGCGGCGGGTTTGTCATGGCGCGGCCTTCCGGGCAAACGCCACGGCTGTATGATTTCTTTGTCGAAACGCCGCTTGAAAAGCGATCGCGTGAAAACCTTGAGTTTGAAAGCCGTCTTGCGACCTTTGCCGGTGGCGTAACCCAGGAATTTCATGGTGGCTATGGTTCGGTGGCGACACCGGGCGTGGTGGCGGGGCTTTTTGCCGTCCATGACGATCTTGCCAAACTGCCGATGGCAAAACTGGCGGAGCCGGCGATCCGTGCCGCGCGCGATGGCGTCGAGCTTGATGCCTTTCAGCGTTATGTCATGGGGATTGTCGAGCCGCTTTTGGGCTTTTGCGCCGAAAGCCGCAAGGTGTTTGGCAAGGCCGGCAAAACCGGTGCCGATGAGTTTGAGCTGCTTGATGCCGGTGTGCTTCATCGGCAACCCGATCTGGCAGAAAGCATCAACTATCTGGTCGAGAACGGGGCAGAGGGATTTTACCAAGGTGACCTTGGTGCCGCCCTTGTTCAGGGATGTGCCGAACACGGTGGTTATCTGACAGCACAGGATCTGGCAGGCTATCGAGTTTTGGTGCGTGATCCACTTTTGGTGTCCGGACGCAAGGGGCGGTTTGTCCTGAACCCGCCGCCGGCATCGGGCGGGGTTCTGGTTGGTTTTGGTCTTAAGCTTGCGCGGGAAATGGCATTGGGCGCCTTTGGCTCGGAACGCCATCTTGAAGCGGTGTCGCGGATCATTCATGCCACCGGTTTGGCGCGCAGGGAATATGGTGCGCGTCCGGCGATCCTGGCTGACGAGCTGTGTGAGCGTTATCGTCTGATGATTGGCGAACGCCCGCTTAGTCAGAATGGCACCACCCATATTTCGGTGGTTGATCAGCACGGCAATCTTGCCGCAGCGACGATTTCAAACGGCTCCACATCTGGGCGGGTCGTGCCGGGTACCGGGATCATGATGAACAACATGCTGGGGGAAGCCGATCTGTCGCCGGATGGTTTCCATAACTGGCCGTGTGGTGTTCGTATGACATCAATGATGACGCCGTCGCTTTATCTTGGCCAGGATGGGGCGTCGGTTGCGCTGGGCTCTGGCGGGTCAAACCGGATCCGGTCAACCATGCTGCAGGTGTTGCTTAATATCGATGCGTTTGACATGACCCTGCATAGGGCGATTTCGGCCCCGCGCATGCATGTCGAAGATAAACTGTTATCGGTCGAGCCCGGATTTGATGATGCTTTGCTTGATGGGCTCAGCCTTGGCAATCAACAGCGCTGGGATTGCGAGGACATGTTCTTTGGCGGGGTGCATGCGGCCAAGGTCAATCAGGCGGGCGACATGCTTTCGGCGACCGGGGATGGGCGACGCAATGGTCATCAGATCATCGTTTGA
- a CDS encoding M23 family metallopeptidase, which produces MRMTISGMLAAAGLLAVSLSAEAAEPTYQGQFVQGGIVFGQTDAGSEVLLDDEAIDTIAPDGRFVLGFPRDYEGPARVSIRHADGSVEAFSYEIGDREFNVQRIDGLAPKMVTPDPEVISRIQDDSRQAREARTERFTENFLENGFIWPAVGPISGVYGSQRILNGEPRAPHWGVDIALPTGSPVVAPADGIVTLAHPDMYFSGATLFIDHGLGVVSAFLHLSEIDVQVGDVVKQGDLIGKIGESGRATGPHLDWRVNVGAARVDAQLLVPPMEEAQKTANASQ; this is translated from the coding sequence ATGCGTATGACCATTTCCGGCATGCTGGCCGCAGCGGGCCTTTTGGCGGTTAGTCTTTCCGCAGAGGCGGCCGAGCCGACCTATCAGGGGCAGTTTGTTCAGGGCGGGATTGTGTTCGGGCAGACAGATGCCGGATCGGAAGTGCTGCTGGATGATGAGGCGATTGATACCATAGCACCCGATGGCCGGTTTGTTCTGGGGTTCCCGCGCGATTACGAAGGCCCGGCACGGGTCAGCATCCGGCATGCCGATGGCAGTGTCGAGGCGTTCAGTTACGAGATCGGTGATCGCGAATTTAATGTTCAACGGATTGACGGGCTGGCACCCAAAATGGTTACGCCCGATCCGGAAGTTATCAGCCGCATTCAGGATGATTCACGCCAGGCCCGCGAAGCGCGCACCGAACGGTTTACCGAGAACTTTCTGGAAAACGGCTTTATCTGGCCAGCGGTCGGCCCGATCAGCGGGGTTTATGGATCGCAACGGATTTTGAATGGAGAGCCGCGCGCACCGCATTGGGGCGTTGATATTGCGCTTCCGACCGGAAGTCCGGTTGTTGCCCCGGCGGATGGCATTGTGACGCTGGCCCATCCCGATATGTATTTTTCCGGTGCGACACTGTTTATCGATCATGGGCTTGGTGTGGTGTCGGCGTTTTTGCATCTGTCTGAAATTGATGTGCAGGTCGGTGATGTCGTCAAACAGGGCGATTTGATCGGTAAAATCGGTGAGTCAGGTCGTGCGACCGGGCCACATCTGGATTGGCGGGTCAATGTCGGGGCGGCGCGCGTCGATGCCCAGTTGCTGGTGCCGCCAATGGAAGAAGCGCAAAAGACCGCAAACGCCAGTCAGTAA
- the xseA gene encoding exodeoxyribonuclease VII large subunit, giving the protein MTQDLFDPYAPVPETPVKSGNAPEFSVSDLSNALKRTVEDAFSFVRVRGEISGFKRASSGHMYLALKDDKAVIDGVCWRGQAAKLGLVPEDGMEVIVTGRLTTFPGRSKYQIVIETMEVAGEGALLKLLEERKKKLAAEGLFDPDRKKPIPFLPDVIGIVTSPTGAVIRDIMHRLRDRFPRRVLLWPVLVQGQGAAEQVAEAVRGFNDLLPYGQIPRPDVLIVARGGGSLEDLWSFNEEVVARAVAESDIPVISAVGHETDTTLIDFVSDLRAPTPTGAAEKAVPVRVELIGQVEEDGLRLAQAVRRLGVEKKTALESLARGLGDPKRMLEERSQTLDNWADRLPRAAVNVTQQARARLNEASARLVSPREQLSEKRGRLENAALRLDGAMKSALQMQQSRLDRAVAGLRPSDAKRDIARADKQIIDLGTRLQGAVRNTLTREAEGLARYDRLLESYSYRNVLKRGFAVVRDVDGNLVGKSSDLVTGQTYDLEMGDGITPVTAGEGVATSKPAQGKDDSATIADQNAAISTPEKSAKPKPAKKKNPSPKDDDRQGSLL; this is encoded by the coding sequence ATGACGCAAGATTTGTTCGACCCTTATGCCCCGGTTCCCGAAACGCCCGTAAAATCGGGAAATGCACCCGAATTTTCGGTTTCCGACCTGTCAAACGCACTGAAGCGGACTGTGGAGGATGCGTTTTCGTTCGTGCGGGTGCGCGGCGAAATTTCCGGGTTCAAACGCGCCAGCAGCGGGCATATGTACCTTGCGTTGAAAGACGACAAGGCGGTGATTGATGGCGTGTGCTGGCGCGGGCAGGCGGCCAAACTTGGCCTTGTGCCCGAAGACGGCATGGAAGTCATCGTTACCGGGCGGCTCACAACATTTCCGGGCCGATCAAAATACCAGATCGTCATCGAGACGATGGAAGTCGCGGGCGAAGGCGCGCTTTTAAAGCTTCTGGAAGAACGCAAAAAGAAACTCGCCGCCGAAGGGCTTTTTGATCCCGACCGCAAAAAACCGATCCCGTTCCTTCCCGATGTTATCGGCATTGTTACATCGCCCACGGGTGCCGTGATCCGCGATATTATGCATCGCCTGCGCGATCGTTTTCCGCGCCGGGTTTTATTGTGGCCAGTACTCGTGCAGGGGCAAGGAGCCGCCGAACAGGTGGCCGAAGCCGTGCGGGGCTTTAATGATCTTCTGCCCTATGGCCAGATCCCGCGCCCGGATGTGTTGATCGTTGCGCGCGGTGGTGGGTCACTTGAAGATCTGTGGTCGTTTAACGAGGAAGTCGTTGCCCGCGCGGTGGCCGAGTCTGATATTCCGGTAATTTCGGCGGTCGGCCATGAAACCGACACCACCCTGATCGATTTTGTTTCGGACCTGCGGGCACCGACGCCCACCGGGGCGGCGGAAAAGGCCGTTCCGGTCCGGGTTGAGCTGATTGGTCAGGTCGAGGAAGATGGTCTTCGTCTGGCGCAAGCCGTCCGGCGTTTGGGCGTTGAAAAGAAAACGGCGCTTGAAAGTCTGGCGCGTGGTTTGGGCGATCCCAAACGCATGCTCGAGGAGCGCAGCCAGACGCTTGATAACTGGGCGGATCGTTTGCCGCGTGCGGCGGTCAATGTCACGCAGCAGGCGCGTGCCCGCCTGAACGAGGCCAGTGCACGACTGGTCAGCCCGCGTGAACAGCTTTCAGAAAAGCGCGGGCGTTTGGAAAACGCGGCATTGCGTTTGGATGGTGCGATGAAATCCGCCCTTCAGATGCAGCAATCGCGCCTTGATCGTGCTGTGGCTGGCCTTCGGCCCAGTGACGCCAAACGCGACATTGCCCGTGCCGACAAACAGATCATTGATCTTGGCACGCGTTTGCAGGGGGCGGTTCGTAATACGCTGACCCGCGAGGCAGAGGGACTTGCACGCTATGACCGGCTTTTGGAAAGTTATTCTTACCGCAATGTGCTGAAACGCGGGTTCGCGGTGGTGCGCGACGTTGACGGCAACCTTGTTGGTAAATCGTCCGATCTTGTCACAGGGCAGACCTATGATCTTGAGATGGGCGATGGCATCACACCTGTTACGGCGGGTGAAGGTGTTGCGACGTCAAAGCCAGCGCAGGGTAAGGATGATAGCGCTACCATCGCGGATCAAAACGCAGCCATCTCTACGCCGGAAAAATCCGCCAAACCCAAACCGGCGAAGAAGAAAAATCCAAGCCCCAAAGACGACGACAGACAAGGGAGCCTTCTGTAA
- the purD gene encoding phosphoribosylamine--glycine ligase — MKVLVVGGGGREHALCWAIARSPRISKLWCAPGNAGIADSAECVAISDGDIDGLVKFAKDNAVDLVVVGPEAPLVAGLVDALDAVGIKSFGCSKAAAQLEGSKGFMKDMVAKFGVPTAAYGRFTDPKDAKAFVEKQGAPIVVKTDGLAAGKGVTICMTNDEAFAAIEECMVGGKFGDAGAEIVIEEFLKGEEASFFAVCDGENVIPLVAAQDHKAVGEGDTGPNTGGMGAYSPAPVFTDAVEAKVMDQIIIPTVKGMAAEGHPFKGVLFAGLMINDTGNPKLIEYNIRFGDPECQVLMTRLKSDVLDILDGAATGTLDKVKPEWHDETAMVVVMAAKGYPGSYEKGTEIKNVPAADAMDKVKVLHAGTKMDGDKLVATGGRVLGVTARGATVTETQKRAYEAVDAIDWDGGFCRRDIGWRAVAREQG, encoded by the coding sequence ATGAAGGTTCTGGTCGTTGGCGGCGGCGGACGTGAACACGCATTGTGCTGGGCAATTGCGCGCAGCCCGCGCATTTCCAAACTGTGGTGTGCACCGGGCAATGCCGGTATCGCGGATTCGGCCGAATGCGTTGCGATTTCCGATGGCGACATCGATGGTCTGGTAAAATTTGCCAAGGACAACGCGGTTGATCTGGTCGTTGTCGGCCCCGAGGCCCCGCTTGTTGCGGGCCTTGTTGATGCGCTGGATGCCGTGGGCATCAAATCATTCGGTTGTTCCAAGGCAGCCGCCCAGCTTGAAGGCTCCAAGGGCTTCATGAAGGACATGGTGGCAAAGTTCGGTGTGCCGACTGCTGCCTATGGCCGTTTTACCGATCCCAAAGACGCCAAGGCGTTTGTCGAAAAACAGGGCGCACCGATTGTGGTCAAGACCGATGGTCTGGCGGCGGGCAAGGGTGTGACCATTTGTATGACAAATGACGAAGCCTTTGCTGCCATTGAAGAATGCATGGTGGGCGGCAAGTTTGGTGATGCCGGTGCGGAAATCGTGATCGAGGAATTCCTCAAAGGTGAGGAAGCCTCATTTTTTGCTGTTTGTGATGGCGAAAACGTCATTCCGCTGGTCGCGGCCCAGGATCACAAGGCGGTTGGCGAAGGCGACACCGGCCCCAATACGGGCGGCATGGGGGCCTATTCCCCGGCCCCGGTCTTTACCGATGCGGTCGAAGCCAAGGTCATGGATCAGATCATTATCCCAACCGTCAAGGGCATGGCCGCAGAAGGCCATCCGTTCAAGGGCGTGCTGTTTGCCGGTCTGATGATTAACGATACGGGCAACCCGAAACTGATCGAATACAACATTCGGTTTGGCGACCCGGAATGTCAGGTGCTGATGACCCGTTTGAAATCGGACGTGCTTGATATCCTGGACGGGGCAGCCACCGGCACGCTCGATAAAGTCAAACCGGAATGGCACGATGAAACCGCGATGGTCGTTGTCATGGCCGCCAAGGGGTATCCGGGATCCTACGAAAAAGGCACCGAGATCAAAAACGTCCCGGCGGCGGACGCCATGGACAAGGTCAAAGTCCTGCATGCCGGTACCAAGATGGATGGCGACAAGCTGGTTGCAACCGGTGGCCGCGTTCTTGGTGTAACCGCGCGCGGCGCGACGGTCACCGAAACGCAGAAACGTGCCTATGAGGCGGTTGATGCAATTGATTGGGATGGTGGTTTCTGCCGCCGCGATATCGGCTGGCGCGCGGTTGCCCGCGAACAGGGCTAA
- a CDS encoding ABC transporter ATP-binding protein encodes MSLELRNVGWNAGFKKIISDVSLRVTRGEFLGVIGPNGSGKTSMMSVLGGIRAPSTGQALLGDQPMKKIGRRNLARHIGFVEQQADTIDRITVRDAVALGRTPYLSLLTPWSGHDDAIVCEALASVEMGPFADRMWHTLSGGEKQRVHIARALAQQPDFLLLDEPTNHLDIHHQLGLLELVRALPVTVVAALHDLNHAAMFCDRIAMMDCGKLIALGTPEQILTSQNLRDVFGVAADIEIDDQGRCHIRYHAGNQKSLAIKKDRVA; translated from the coding sequence ATGAGCCTTGAATTACGCAATGTCGGCTGGAATGCCGGATTCAAAAAAATCATCAGCGACGTGTCGCTTCGGGTGACACGTGGCGAGTTTCTTGGCGTGATCGGGCCAAACGGGTCGGGCAAAACCAGCATGATGTCGGTTCTGGGCGGCATTCGTGCACCCTCGACCGGGCAGGCGTTGCTGGGGGATCAGCCGATGAAGAAAATCGGTCGGCGCAACCTTGCCCGTCATATAGGTTTTGTCGAACAACAGGCCGACACCATCGACCGCATTACCGTGCGCGATGCCGTCGCGCTTGGTCGAACGCCATATCTTAGTTTGCTGACACCATGGTCAGGGCACGACGACGCCATCGTGTGCGAAGCCCTTGCCAGTGTTGAAATGGGGCCATTTGCGGACCGGATGTGGCATACGCTTTCGGGCGGTGAAAAGCAGCGCGTTCACATCGCCCGTGCCTTGGCCCAGCAGCCCGATTTCCTGTTGCTTGATGAACCCACCAACCATCTTGATATCCATCATCAGCTGGGCCTGCTGGAACTGGTGCGCGCACTGCCGGTCACTGTGGTTGCCGCCCTCCATGATCTAAACCATGCGGCGATGTTTTGTGACCGGATTGCGATGATGGATTGTGGCAAGCTGATTGCGCTTGGTACACCCGAACAGATTTTGACATCGCAAAACCTTCGCGATGTTTTCGGGGTTGCCGCCGATATCGAGATTGATGATCAGGGCCGCTGCCATATCCGCTATCACGCCGGAAACCAGAAATCTTTGGCCATAAAAAAAGACCGGGTTGCGTAA
- a CDS encoding FecCD family ABC transporter permease: protein MFETTPVQQPVQPPRQSLAGRAYLVRAGVSLGALVLLVGVIAMAAAKGETHIPLGTVLQTIANHLWQAGYDVDPIDAGIIWNYRISRAMVAAACGASLALSGAVLQALLRNSLADPYLLGISAGASTGAVSVAILGFGAGMVSLSLGAFVGALVAFGFVALLAIPAGRGAGAIILAGVAGSQLFNALTSFIVTKAATADEARGVMFWLLGNLSGVRWPDVYLALPVAVIGLLVCLWYSRALDAFTFGVESAASLGVPVRRVYVVLIAIAASMTAVMVTIVGSIGFVGLVIPHAARFFVGTRHGFLLPASALIGAVFLVAADIVSRIILDGQVLPIGVITALIGAPAFAIILCHGRVLR from the coding sequence ATGTTTGAAACAACGCCAGTGCAGCAGCCGGTTCAGCCACCTCGGCAATCGCTGGCGGGGCGGGCATATCTTGTGCGGGCCGGTGTCAGTCTTGGCGCCCTGGTTTTGCTTGTTGGCGTCATCGCGATGGCCGCGGCCAAGGGGGAAACACACATTCCCCTTGGCACCGTGCTTCAGACCATTGCCAATCATCTTTGGCAGGCGGGCTATGACGTTGATCCGATTGATGCCGGGATCATCTGGAATTACCGGATATCGCGCGCCATGGTGGCGGCGGCCTGCGGCGCGTCCCTTGCGCTATCGGGCGCAGTGTTGCAGGCGCTTTTGCGCAATAGTCTGGCGGATCCCTATTTGTTGGGGATTTCGGCCGGGGCATCGACCGGTGCGGTCAGTGTTGCCATTCTGGGGTTCGGGGCAGGCATGGTTTCCCTGTCACTTGGCGCCTTTGTCGGCGCGCTGGTGGCATTCGGGTTTGTTGCCCTTTTGGCCATTCCGGCCGGGCGCGGGGCAGGTGCGATCATTCTTGCCGGGGTCGCGGGATCGCAACTTTTTAACGCGTTAACGTCATTCATCGTGACCAAGGCCGCCACGGCGGACGAGGCACGCGGGGTGATGTTCTGGTTGCTTGGTAATTTAAGTGGCGTGCGTTGGCCCGATGTCTATCTTGCACTCCCGGTGGCCGTTATTGGCTTGCTGGTTTGCCTTTGGTATTCGCGGGCGCTCGATGCCTTTACCTTTGGAGTGGAATCGGCGGCATCCCTTGGTGTGCCGGTGCGCCGGGTTTATGTGGTGTTGATTGCCATTGCCGCATCGATGACGGCCGTCATGGTCACTATTGTCGGGTCCATCGGCTTTGTCGGGTTGGTCATTCCCCATGCCGCGCGGTTCTTTGTCGGGACACGGCATGGCTTTCTGTTGCCGGCATCTGCCCTGATCGGGGCGGTGTTCCTTGTGGCGGCCGATATTGTATCGCGCATCATTCTTGATGGTCAGGTCCTGCCCATCGGGGTGATCACGGCCCTGATCGGTGCACCGGCCTTTGCGATCATCCTGTGTCATGGGCGGGTATTGCGATGA